One Chitinophaga sp. H8 DNA window includes the following coding sequences:
- a CDS encoding helix-turn-helix domain-containing protein — translation MAKAIKRASESSQSPPSSLKNLVAKRIKDLRKKQGFENQEHFAWEKNLSRSLYGKYEKGANMTLDSLEKLINAFNISVKDFFSKGFDTIPDDNKKPK, via the coding sequence ATGGCAAAAGCGATAAAAAGGGCATCAGAATCATCTCAGTCACCACCTTCGAGTTTAAAGAATTTGGTTGCTAAGAGGATTAAAGATTTGAGGAAAAAGCAAGGTTTTGAAAACCAAGAGCACTTTGCTTGGGAAAAAAACTTATCGAGGAGCCTATACGGAAAGTATGAAAAGGGAGCCAATATGACCTTAGATAGTTTAGAAAAGCTAATTAACGCTTTCAATATATCAGTGAAGGATTTCTTTTCTAAAGGCTTTGACACCATACCAGATGACAATAAGAAGCCGAAATAG
- a CDS encoding bifunctional DNA primase/polymerase, with the protein METNLLKSALELKAHGYSIIAVDDHKRSIGEWRQFTTEIATKSVLESLFNNPRVNGIAVICGAVSGNLEVIDVDVKNDTTGRLFQDFVAAIQKRDPKLSDNFVIAQTRSGGFHLLYRCASIGRNEILARRPTTDAERVVNPKEKAKVLVETRGNGGYAVIAPTQGYWFLQKDLLTIPTITTSQRSIILDTARAFNQYQPVILTPGSQPRPRPPGLSPLDDYNQRGDIIGLLVKHGWSVVDHKNNRTLLKRPGETDKYRSGDYNHELGLFSVFTTSTEFEPGRGYRPYAVYAMLECGGDFKEAVRQLARQGFGQPQPIKQSHQPRRLPGH; encoded by the coding sequence ATGGAGACCAATTTATTGAAGTCAGCGTTAGAGCTAAAAGCGCATGGGTATTCAATTATTGCTGTGGATGACCACAAGCGTAGTATCGGTGAGTGGCGGCAATTCACTACTGAAATAGCTACCAAATCGGTGCTTGAATCGTTATTTAATAATCCCAGGGTCAATGGCATAGCGGTTATATGCGGTGCTGTAAGCGGCAACCTGGAGGTAATCGATGTCGATGTAAAGAATGATACGACAGGCAGGCTATTTCAGGACTTTGTCGCAGCCATTCAAAAAAGAGATCCCAAGCTGTCCGACAACTTTGTTATTGCCCAAACTCGATCCGGAGGATTTCATTTGCTGTATCGATGTGCTTCAATTGGCAGGAATGAAATACTTGCACGACGTCCGACGACTGATGCGGAAAGAGTGGTTAATCCAAAAGAAAAGGCCAAAGTCCTTGTTGAAACCAGGGGCAACGGAGGTTATGCTGTTATCGCTCCTACGCAGGGCTACTGGTTCCTTCAGAAAGATCTTCTTACTATTCCGACTATTACTACCAGCCAGCGGTCAATTATATTAGACACCGCCCGTGCATTTAACCAATATCAGCCTGTAATACTTACCCCAGGTTCACAGCCACGTCCCCGGCCACCAGGCCTATCTCCTTTGGATGACTATAATCAACGCGGTGATATTATTGGCCTGCTGGTTAAACACGGTTGGTCCGTAGTTGATCATAAGAACAACCGGACACTGTTGAAACGTCCCGGGGAAACGGATAAGTATAGGTCGGGAGATTATAATCACGAATTGGGGCTGTTCAGTGTGTTCACCACCAGTACCGAATTTGAGCCAGGCCGGGGATATCGACCATACGCAGTTTATGCCATGCTGGAATGCGGTGGAGACTTCAAAGAAGCAGTACGGCAACTGGCGCGACAAGGCTTTGGGCAGCCCCAACCAATTAAACAGAGCCACCAGCCCCGAAGATTGCCAGGACATTGA
- a CDS encoding DNA adenine methylase — protein sequence MKTPLTYYGGKQKLAPIILELIPPHTLYAEVFAGGAAVFFAKRPSSVEVLNDMNGELVNFYKVIKDDFYLLQQEITTSLHSRMLHQHAWIVYNYPELFSPIKRAWAVWVLSSQGFAGQLAGTWGYDITADSTSRKIYFNKQDFTSAYSQRLEKVQLECRDALYIINSRDSAETFFYCDPPYFNSDMGHYKGYTKRDFEDLLNALAKIKGKFLLSSYPSKLLAHYTEQFNWVSIQFEQMVTVNVKSGKEKKKIEVLTANYPLSKNEYQGKLF from the coding sequence ATGAAAACTCCTTTGACATATTACGGGGGAAAACAGAAACTCGCTCCGATAATCCTTGAGCTGATACCGCCCCACACGCTATATGCAGAAGTTTTTGCAGGCGGGGCAGCAGTATTTTTTGCCAAGAGGCCTTCATCCGTTGAGGTGCTAAATGATATGAATGGCGAGTTGGTAAATTTCTACAAGGTCATTAAAGACGACTTTTATCTGCTACAACAGGAGATTACCACGTCCCTTCATAGCAGGATGCTACATCAGCACGCCTGGATCGTCTACAATTATCCAGAATTATTCTCCCCTATTAAACGTGCCTGGGCTGTATGGGTACTTTCATCGCAAGGCTTTGCCGGGCAACTTGCGGGTACCTGGGGGTATGATATCACCGCAGATAGTACATCCCGAAAGATATATTTCAATAAACAAGATTTCACATCAGCGTATTCACAACGCTTGGAGAAAGTGCAACTCGAATGCCGGGATGCTCTTTACATTATCAACAGCAGAGATAGTGCTGAGACTTTCTTCTATTGTGATCCGCCCTACTTTAACAGCGATATGGGGCACTACAAAGGATATACAAAAAGAGATTTTGAAGATTTACTAAATGCGTTGGCTAAAATAAAAGGAAAGTTTCTGCTATCCTCCTACCCATCTAAATTGCTCGCTCACTATACGGAACAATTTAATTGGGTCAGCATACAGTTCGAGCAGATGGTAACAGTCAATGTGAAAAGCGGGAAGGAGAAAAAGAAGATTGAGGTCCTTACAGCAAACTACCCCTTATCAAAAAATGAGTATCAGGGCAAATTATTCTAA